One genomic region from Gemmatimonadota bacterium encodes:
- a CDS encoding metalloregulator ArsR/SmtB family transcription factor, translating into MDILTARPEILARLEALNDENRLRILVLLDRSEFTVSELTSVVQLPQSSVSRHLKVLSADGWLRVRADGTSRHYQLSPDLPEDQSGLWRVVRSSLAEAPWRDEDAERARAVLAERRRRSEEFFSGAAADWDALRVQLFGRSTEASLLLGLLDPAWTVADLGAGTGALAEAVAPFVRRVIALDRSAEMLAAARSRLADQPNAEIRAGELEAVPLDDGSVDLALLVLVLHYVPEPERALAEARRVLTPGGRLLVVDMREHGRPEYRQTMGHLWPGFSEERMRGWTRAAGFARYVHRGLVPDPDASGPLLFVGTATRT; encoded by the coding sequence ATGGATATATTGACGGCCCGACCCGAGATCCTGGCCCGCCTCGAGGCCTTGAACGACGAGAATCGCTTGCGGATCCTTGTGCTTCTGGACCGCAGCGAGTTCACGGTGTCGGAGCTCACATCTGTGGTACAGCTCCCACAATCGTCCGTTTCGCGGCACCTGAAGGTGCTCTCCGCGGACGGGTGGCTCCGCGTCCGGGCGGACGGCACCAGTCGGCACTATCAGCTCTCGCCCGACCTGCCCGAGGACCAGAGTGGCCTGTGGCGGGTGGTGCGGTCCTCCCTCGCCGAAGCCCCCTGGCGGGACGAGGACGCCGAGCGGGCGCGCGCCGTCCTCGCGGAGCGCCGTCGCCGCTCGGAGGAGTTCTTCTCGGGCGCGGCGGCCGACTGGGACGCGCTCCGGGTCCAGCTCTTCGGGCGCAGCACCGAGGCCTCCCTCCTGCTGGGGCTGTTGGACCCGGCCTGGACGGTGGCCGACCTGGGCGCCGGGACGGGCGCGCTGGCCGAGGCCGTGGCGCCGTTCGTACGGCGCGTCATCGCGCTGGACCGGTCGGCGGAGATGCTGGCTGCCGCCCGGTCGCGGCTGGCCGACCAGCCGAACGCCGAAATACGGGCGGGCGAGCTGGAAGCCGTGCCGCTCGACGACGGCTCCGTGGATCTGGCCCTGCTCGTGCTCGTGCTCCACTACGTGCCGGAGCCCGAGCGTGCGTTGGCCGAGGCCCGCCGTGTGCTCACCCCGGGCGGGCGCCTGCTGGTCGTGGACATGCGCGAGCACGGCCGCCCGGAGTACCGCCAGACGATGGGGCACCTGTGGCCCGGCTTCAGCGAGGAGCGGATGCGGGGCTGGACCCGCGCCGCGGGCTTCGCGCGCTACGTGCACCGCGGTCTCGTGCCCGACCCCGACGCCTCCGGGCCGCTGCTCTTCGTGGGCACGGCGACCCGGACCTGA
- a CDS encoding serine hydrolase domain-containing protein, with protein sequence MRRSLLPLLLLLAGGCAGDGVGILDVAPGGDAAAFAAHLEAALPGEMAAFGIPGMAVALLEHGQVAWSRGFGLADPVRGVPVDPSGTVFQVASLSKPVVAWAVARLAEEGRLDLDAPVESVLTRWHFPESDFDVSAVTARRLLSHTAGTSIHGYLGFDPDVPLPTLEASLDGATLGLGPVRLIADPGRGWRYSGGGYTVLQLLVEEVTGRPFAEHMRDAVLQPLGMTSSAFDWADGLRPRTAVPHSVRDAPLPNYLYRAQAAAGLYSTLSDYARFVVASMDGAGGGGVLPGPVAQGLHARADAAVGYGLGHQRFTLADGRVLVGHVGLNRGWRAFWLMEPAAGSGIVVLSNSQDVYDLPSRTICAWTRAVLSATIVFPVGIAGCQGR encoded by the coding sequence ATGCGTCGCTCCCTGCTGCCCCTGCTCCTGCTCCTGGCGGGAGGATGCGCCGGAGACGGGGTCGGCATCCTGGACGTCGCCCCCGGCGGGGACGCCGCGGCCTTCGCCGCCCACCTCGAGGCCGCCCTTCCCGGGGAGATGGCCGCGTTCGGCATCCCGGGGATGGCCGTCGCCCTCCTGGAGCACGGGCAGGTCGCGTGGAGTCGGGGCTTCGGCCTGGCCGATCCCGTGCGCGGGGTGCCGGTCGACCCGTCCGGCACCGTCTTCCAGGTCGCCTCGCTGTCCAAGCCGGTCGTGGCGTGGGCCGTGGCCCGGCTGGCCGAGGAAGGGCGCCTGGACCTCGACGCCCCGGTCGAGTCCGTGCTGACGCGGTGGCACTTCCCCGAGTCCGACTTCGACGTCTCGGCGGTCACGGCGCGCCGCCTCCTCAGCCATACGGCCGGGACGTCCATCCACGGGTACCTGGGCTTCGATCCCGACGTCCCGCTCCCGACCCTCGAAGCGTCCCTGGACGGCGCCACGCTGGGCCTCGGCCCCGTGCGGCTGATCGCCGACCCGGGTCGCGGGTGGCGGTATTCGGGAGGGGGCTACACGGTGCTGCAACTCCTGGTGGAGGAGGTCACGGGCCGCCCCTTCGCGGAGCACATGCGCGACGCCGTGCTCCAGCCGCTCGGCATGACGTCCTCTGCCTTCGACTGGGCCGACGGGCTACGTCCCCGCACCGCTGTCCCGCATTCGGTCCGGGACGCGCCGCTCCCCAACTACCTGTACCGGGCCCAGGCGGCCGCCGGACTCTACTCCACGCTGTCGGACTACGCCCGCTTCGTGGTGGCCAGCATGGACGGGGCGGGTGGAGGAGGGGTGTTGCCGGGGCCCGTCGCACAGGGGCTCCACGCCCGGGCCGACGCTGCGGTGGGCTACGGGCTCGGCCACCAACGCTTCACGCTGGCGGACGGCCGCGTCCTCGTGGGGCATGTCGGGCTGAACCGCGGCTGGCGGGCCTTCTGGCTCATGGAGCCGGCAGCGGGCTCGGGGATCGTGGTCCTGTCGAACTCGCAGGACGTCTACGACCTGCCCTCGCGCACCATATGCGCGTGGACCCGGGCCGTGCTCTCCGCGACGATCGTCTTTCCGGTGGGCATCGCCGGCTGCCAGGGACGCTGA
- the ahcY gene encoding adenosylhomocysteinase, which produces MESGVLTKNAVATDRPPFKVADLSLAEWGRKEIELAEHEMPGLMAVRREYAETQPLAGLKVMGSLHMTVQTAVLIETLMDLGADVRWVSCNIFSTQDHAAAAVAVGRDGTVENPTGCAVYAWKGETLEEYWWCTEMALMWPDGSGPDLLVDDGGDATLLLHKGVEYEAAGAVPAFDESSEPEEWGVILDLLRRTLDSDPGRWTRLSSTIQGVSEETTTGVHRLYEMEKAGTLLFPAINVNDSVTKSKFDNIYGCRHSVIDGLNRASDVMISGKTAVVCGYGEVGKGCAQALKGQGARVIVTEIDPICALQAAMEGFEVKRVEDVLDYADIFITATGNKDVITYDHMARMKNKAIIGNIGHFDNEIDMAGLKKHKVQRRNIKPQYDEFIFPDGHSVLILAEGRLLNLGCATGHPSFVMSASFTNQVMAQIELARNSDQYEKSVYMLPKHLDEKVARLHLEHLGVKLTELTPEQATYIGVAADGPFKPDHYRY; this is translated from the coding sequence ATGGAAAGTGGAGTCCTGACCAAGAACGCCGTGGCCACCGACCGTCCGCCCTTCAAGGTGGCCGACCTGAGCCTCGCCGAATGGGGCCGCAAGGAGATCGAGCTGGCCGAGCACGAGATGCCCGGCCTCATGGCCGTGCGCCGCGAGTACGCCGAGACCCAGCCGCTGGCCGGGCTCAAGGTCATGGGCTCGCTGCACATGACCGTACAGACCGCGGTGCTGATCGAGACGCTCATGGATCTCGGCGCCGACGTGCGCTGGGTGTCCTGCAACATCTTCTCGACCCAGGACCACGCCGCGGCCGCGGTGGCCGTGGGCCGGGACGGGACCGTGGAGAACCCGACGGGCTGCGCCGTCTACGCCTGGAAGGGCGAGACGCTGGAGGAGTACTGGTGGTGCACCGAGATGGCGCTGATGTGGCCGGACGGCTCCGGGCCGGACCTGCTGGTGGATGACGGCGGTGACGCCACCCTGCTGCTCCACAAGGGCGTCGAGTACGAGGCGGCCGGTGCCGTCCCCGCGTTCGACGAGAGCAGCGAGCCCGAGGAGTGGGGCGTCATCCTGGACCTGCTGCGCCGCACGCTCGACAGCGACCCGGGTCGGTGGACGCGCCTGTCCTCCACGATCCAGGGCGTGTCGGAGGAGACCACCACGGGCGTGCACCGTCTCTACGAGATGGAGAAGGCCGGCACCCTGCTCTTCCCGGCCATCAACGTCAACGACTCCGTCACCAAGTCGAAGTTCGACAACATCTACGGCTGCCGGCACTCCGTCATCGACGGGCTCAACCGCGCCAGCGACGTGATGATCTCCGGCAAGACGGCGGTCGTCTGCGGCTATGGTGAGGTGGGCAAGGGCTGCGCCCAGGCGCTGAAGGGACAGGGCGCGCGCGTCATCGTGACCGAGATCGATCCGATCTGCGCCCTGCAGGCCGCGATGGAGGGCTTCGAGGTCAAGCGGGTCGAGGACGTGCTCGACTACGCGGACATCTTCATCACCGCCACCGGCAACAAGGACGTGATCACCTACGATCACATGGCGCGCATGAAGAACAAGGCGATCATCGGCAACATCGGCCACTTCGACAACGAGATCGACATGGCCGGCCTGAAGAAGCACAAGGTGCAGCGCCGGAACATCAAGCCGCAGTACGACGAGTTCATCTTCCCGGACGGGCACTCCGTGCTGATCCTGGCGGAAGGCCGTCTGCTCAACCTGGGCTGCGCCACCGGCCATCCGAGCTTCGTGATGAGCGCCAGCTTCACCAACCAGGTGATGGCCCAGATCGAGCTGGCCCGCAATTCGGACCAGTACGAGAAGAGCGTCTACATGCTGCCCAAGCACCTGGACGAGAAGGTGGCCCGTCTGCACCTGGAGCACCTGGGCGTGAAGCTCACGGAGCTCACGCCCGAGCAGGCCACCTACATCGGCGTGGCCGCGGACGGCCCGTTCAAGCCGGACCACTACCGGTATTGA
- a CDS encoding universal stress protein, with protein MIVVGVDFSEASAHAFEVARRMGSERGTSVHVVHVRRRDGLPAGGTAARRRAWLERLGDHPPSIEEREGVPWVELIHAAEERRAYFLVAGTHGQSGYQPLRLGCTATQLALRSLAPVVLVPPRPSTTIEPDRHITPIDTEDPR; from the coding sequence GTGATCGTCGTCGGTGTCGATTTCTCCGAAGCGTCCGCGCACGCGTTCGAGGTGGCCCGCAGGATGGGCAGCGAGCGCGGGACGTCGGTCCATGTCGTCCACGTGCGCCGGCGCGACGGACTGCCGGCGGGCGGGACCGCGGCGCGGCGGCGGGCCTGGCTGGAGCGCCTCGGGGATCACCCGCCTTCCATCGAGGAGCGCGAGGGCGTCCCCTGGGTCGAGCTGATCCATGCCGCCGAAGAGCGCCGCGCCTACTTCCTGGTCGCAGGCACCCACGGGCAATCCGGCTACCAGCCGCTCCGGCTGGGCTGCACCGCCACGCAGCTCGCGCTGCGTTCGTTGGCTCCCGTCGTGCTGGTTCCGCCGAGACCGAGCACGACGATCGAACCCGATCGGCACATCACCCCTATCGACACCGAGGATCCCCGATGA
- the udk gene encoding uridine kinase → MNAPVLIGTAGGSGSGKSTVVGRILDVLGPGRVGIVHADAYYRDYGHLSPDERSLVNFDHPDALDLPLLLAHVDALRGGHGVDVPIYDFATHTRTGATRRIEPTPVVIVDGILVLAEPELRRRLDIKIFVDTDADVRFIRRLERDVAERGRTVESVIRQYLDTVRPMHLEFVEPSKRWADVIIPTGGENEVAIEMVVARLRWLLERRE, encoded by the coding sequence GTGAACGCGCCCGTCCTGATCGGCACTGCGGGCGGATCCGGCTCGGGCAAGAGCACGGTGGTGGGCCGCATCCTGGACGTGCTCGGTCCCGGCCGGGTGGGCATCGTGCACGCGGACGCCTACTACCGCGACTACGGACACCTGAGCCCGGACGAGCGCAGCCTCGTCAACTTCGACCACCCCGACGCGCTCGACCTCCCCCTCCTGCTCGCCCACGTCGACGCCTTGCGGGGAGGCCACGGGGTCGACGTGCCCATCTACGACTTCGCCACGCACACGCGCACGGGTGCCACGCGACGCATCGAGCCCACCCCCGTCGTCATCGTGGACGGGATCCTGGTGCTCGCCGAGCCCGAGCTCCGACGGCGGCTCGACATCAAGATCTTCGTGGACACGGACGCGGACGTGCGCTTCATCCGCCGCCTCGAGCGCGACGTGGCCGAGCGGGGACGCACGGTGGAGTCGGTGATCCGTCAGTACCTGGACACGGTGCGTCCCATGCACCTGGAGTTCGTGGAGCCGAGCAAGCGCTGGGCGGACGTGATCATCCCCACCGGAGGCGAGAACGAGGTCGCCATCGAGATGGTCGTGGCCCGCCTGCGCTGGCTGCTCGAGCGGAGGGAGTGA
- a CDS encoding OmpA family protein, with product MNRSFRGTGLTGLLITLGLATGACGKKPAEAAPAPAVMASQPAPARNAVRSDPGSTTDAAAEAARRRAVLTEMVFFDYDRAVIRPDQRALLDAKVQVLRQDPDVRLQIDGHADDRGSTEYNLALGLRRANAIKDYFTSFGLTAGRFEVRSYGEERPLERGEGEGSWARNRRGEFVVR from the coding sequence ATGAACCGCAGCTTCCGTGGGACCGGCCTCACCGGTCTCCTGATCACTCTGGGCCTGGCGACCGGCGCCTGCGGGAAGAAGCCCGCCGAGGCCGCGCCGGCTCCCGCCGTCATGGCGTCGCAACCCGCGCCGGCCCGCAACGCCGTTCGTTCGGACCCGGGCTCCACGACCGATGCGGCCGCCGAGGCTGCCCGCCGACGCGCGGTGCTGACCGAGATGGTGTTCTTCGACTACGACCGCGCCGTCATCCGGCCGGATCAGCGCGCCCTCCTGGACGCGAAGGTCCAGGTGCTGCGTCAGGATCCGGACGTGCGGCTCCAGATCGATGGGCACGCCGACGACCGCGGCTCCACCGAGTACAACCTCGCGCTGGGTCTTCGGCGCGCGAACGCCATCAAGGACTATTTCACGAGCTTCGGGCTCACGGCCGGTCGCTTCGAGGTCCGCAGCTACGGAGAGGAGCGGCCCCTGGAGCGCGGCGAGGGCGAAGGCTCCTGGGCCCGCAACCGTCGCGGCGAGTTCGTGGTCCGTTGA